From Maniola hyperantus chromosome 28, iAphHyp1.2, whole genome shotgun sequence, one genomic window encodes:
- the asf1 gene encoding histone chaperone asf1 codes for MAKVHITNVVVLDNPSPFLNPFQFELTFECIEELKEDLEWKMIYVGSAETEEHDQVLDTIYVGPIPEGRHMFVFQAPPPDVTRIPENDALGVTVVLLTCSYRGQEFVRVGYFINNEYSESEPELRENPPAKPQFDKVVRNILASEPRVTRFKINWAEPDAATAADSGDGNIETHAPSNDSYGAFNNDSQSQISGIFQGSLSGYGDNSNSVVHMEC; via the exons ATGGCTAAGGTGCACATAACCAACGTCGTCGTCCTGGACAATCCTAGTCCATTTTTAAACCCTTTCCAATTCGAATTGACCTTCGAATGTATTGAAGAACTGAAAGAGGACTTGGAATGGAAGATGATTTACGTCGGATCGGCGGAAACTGAGGAGCACGACCAGGTTTTGGACACGATTTACGTTGGTCCAATTCCAGAAGGTCGACACATGTTTGTTTTCCAAGCACCGCCACCTGATGTGACTCGGATTCCAGAGAATGATGCTTTAGGGGTCACAGTAGTGTTATTAACGTGTTCGTACAGAGGACAGGAGTTTGTAAGAGTGGGGTACTTCATAAATAATGAATATAGTGAAAGTGAGCCGGAGTTACGCGAGAATCCGCCAGCGAAGCCTCAGTTTGACAAAGTGGTGCGGAATATCCTGGCGTCCGAACCCAGAGTGACTAGGTTTAAGATAAACTGGGCGGAACCGGATGCTGCCACTGCTGCTGATTCag GCGATGGCAATATagagactcacgcaccgagcaATGATTCATATGGAGCATTCAACAATGACAGTCAGAGTCAGATTAGCGGTATCTTCCAAGGCAGCCTGAGTGGGTACGGGGATAACTCCAACTCGGTTGTGCATATGGAGTGCTGA